The following proteins come from a genomic window of Edaphobacter sp. 4G125:
- a CDS encoding alpha/beta hydrolase-fold protein has protein sequence MRACWTFAVLLGGLLSACAQSIPSFRSTEVRADHSVIFRYFDPHASRVDLVLENRADRLPMQKSANGMWSITTTPLRPEIYGYRFAIDGKAQTVHDPQNPVRRYGNDLLMIPGKPPEPWEDAGAPRGTVTQHEYRSSVVIGLPRDRSSFVVYTPPGYNPKDKPYPVLYLLHVWGDRPDSWTRFGQANLILDNLIAQEKAKPTVVVMPLGYGDMKFADDYDLWENHEAVERNLRLFEKALLTEIMPQVESMYNVRKDAEGTAILGASMGGLESLVIGLNHPDRFGWVGGESAALKNLDFDAEVPASVMKNTLRRPVWMVCGRGDELLESNRRFAQWLRGRGRTVELEEPDGTHSYIVWREGLVQFVSRIF, from the coding sequence ATGAGAGCCTGTTGGACTTTTGCGGTGTTGCTCGGTGGTCTGCTGTCTGCTTGCGCCCAGAGCATACCGTCCTTCCGTTCGACGGAGGTCCGTGCAGACCACAGCGTCATCTTTCGCTACTTCGACCCGCACGCCAGCCGTGTTGACCTGGTGTTGGAGAATCGTGCCGATCGTTTGCCCATGCAGAAGAGCGCGAACGGCATGTGGAGCATCACGACCACGCCTCTTCGGCCGGAGATTTACGGCTACCGCTTTGCCATCGACGGTAAGGCCCAGACCGTCCACGATCCCCAGAACCCGGTCAGGCGATACGGCAACGATCTGCTGATGATTCCCGGCAAACCTCCGGAGCCTTGGGAAGATGCTGGTGCGCCTCGCGGCACGGTGACTCAGCACGAGTATCGATCCAGCGTGGTTATTGGCCTGCCGCGAGATCGCAGCAGCTTTGTCGTTTACACTCCACCCGGCTATAACCCGAAGGACAAGCCTTATCCCGTGCTCTATCTGCTGCATGTCTGGGGAGATCGACCCGACAGCTGGACCCGTTTCGGCCAGGCCAATCTGATCCTGGATAACCTGATTGCACAGGAAAAGGCAAAACCGACGGTCGTTGTGATGCCGTTGGGCTATGGCGACATGAAGTTCGCAGATGACTACGACCTGTGGGAGAACCACGAGGCGGTCGAACGGAACCTGCGGCTCTTCGAAAAGGCGCTCCTCACGGAAATCATGCCGCAGGTCGAGTCGATGTATAACGTGCGAAAAGATGCTGAAGGAACTGCAATTCTGGGAGCTTCGATGGGTGGACTCGAAAGCTTGGTGATCGGGTTGAATCATCCGGACCGGTTCGGATGGGTTGGCGGAGAGAGCGCGGCGTTGAAAAATCTGGACTTCGACGCGGAGGTTCCCGCGTCGGTGATGAAAAATACATTGCGACGACCAGTCTGGATGGTTTGCGGCCGCGGCGACGAGCTGCTGGAGAGCAATCGTCGGTTTGCTCAGTGGCTCCGGGGCCGAGGCCGAACGGTGGAGCTAGAGGAACCGGATGGGACGCACAGCTATATCGTGTGGCGCGAAGGTCTGGTCCAGTTTGTCTCCAGAATCTTCTGA